Proteins encoded within one genomic window of Mycolicibacterium aubagnense:
- the mutT1 gene encoding 8-oxo-(d)GTP phosphatase MutT1: protein MPNKTAHDTPETPVFAAGAVLWRPGESGDPLIAVVHRPRYDDWSLPKGKVDPGETEPVTAVREILEETGYESVLGRRLASVSYPLEYGTKKVRYWAARTTGGGFSPNAEVDKLDWLPVADAMLRLQYPHDRKVLRRFIRRPADTHTVLIVRHATAGRKARYKGDDQLRPLDMKGRAQAESLVGQLLAFGASDIYAASRTRCHQTMEPLAQELGVQIRDEPTLTEEAYAADADAARKRVLKIAAKSNDETVPVICTQGKVIPGLISWWCDRSGIRPDKSRNRKGSMWVMTLHGDALIAADHIGSPLPTKL from the coding sequence GTGCCGAACAAGACGGCGCACGACACCCCCGAGACGCCGGTGTTCGCGGCCGGGGCGGTGTTGTGGCGCCCCGGCGAATCCGGAGATCCGCTGATCGCCGTCGTCCACCGCCCGCGTTACGACGACTGGTCACTCCCCAAGGGCAAAGTGGATCCCGGTGAGACCGAACCGGTTACCGCCGTGCGCGAAATCCTGGAGGAGACCGGCTATGAGTCGGTACTGGGCCGGCGGCTGGCGTCCGTCAGCTATCCCCTGGAGTACGGCACCAAGAAGGTCCGCTACTGGGCGGCGCGCACGACCGGTGGTGGGTTCAGCCCCAACGCCGAGGTGGACAAGCTCGATTGGCTACCGGTTGCCGACGCCATGCTCCGGCTGCAGTACCCGCATGATCGAAAGGTACTGCGGCGCTTCATCCGTCGACCTGCCGACACCCACACGGTGCTGATCGTGCGGCACGCCACCGCGGGGCGCAAGGCCCGGTACAAGGGTGACGATCAGCTGCGACCGCTCGACATGAAGGGCCGGGCACAAGCGGAATCGCTTGTCGGCCAACTGCTCGCCTTCGGCGCCAGTGACATCTACGCGGCATCGCGGACCCGGTGCCACCAGACCATGGAACCGCTGGCACAGGAGCTCGGTGTCCAGATCCGGGACGAGCCGACGCTCACTGAAGAGGCCTATGCGGCCGACGCCGATGCGGCACGGAAACGGGTGCTGAAGATTGCCGCGAAAAGCAACGACGAAACAGTCCCCGTCATCTGTACGCAGGGCAAGGTGATCCCGGGCCTGATTTCGTGGTGGTGCGACCGCAGTGGTATCCGGCCGGACAAATCGCGTAATCGCAAGGGCAGCATGTGGGTGATGACGCTGCACGGTGACGCACTGATCGCCGCGGACCACATCGGCAGCCCATTACCGACAAAACTCTAG